A genomic region of Caulobacter vibrioides contains the following coding sequences:
- a CDS encoding DNA methyltransferase, whose product MTIAVRDYDAFLAAKVPPAPRCGFEIGDEVINPLLKPHQRAIVRWAVWRGRAAIFAAFGLGKSVMQLEIARIMRDLVGGRALIVMPLGVRQEFRKDAAMLGIDVTFIRRIEEATDPRGIYLTNYETVRDGKLDPNHFSVACLDEASCLRGFGGSKTFREFMRLFDRVAYRFVGTATPSPNDHIELLAYSAFLDVMDVGQAKTRFFKRDSENADNLTLHPHKEQEFWLWVASWALFVQRPSDLGFSDEGYALPELKVIYHEVPVDHRAAGVDKSGQHRLFQDDAQGIVGASKVKRDTLEARVLKMCEILRADPDERYILWHDLEAERAAIEAAVPQCVSVYGAQDPDAREDAIVHFSDGWFPYLAAKPVIAGSGCNFQRHCHKAVFLGIGFKFNDFIQAIHRIQRFLQQHPVEIHVIYAESERAVLRNLQEKWAQHEEMAATMSAIIRNYGLSNADMAGVLTRAMGVKDRIVVEGEGYRLVNDDTVRETRRMADSSVDLIVTSIPFSTQYEYSPNYADFGHTDDNEHFWQQMDYLVPELLRVLQPGRVAAIHVKDRIVPGGMTGLGFQTVYPFADDCRVAFRRHGFAYLGEKTNLTDVVRENNQTYRLGWSEQCKDGSRMGAGLPEKVLLFRKPPSDRSNGYADLPVAKDKDSYTRARWQLDAHHLMRSAGDRLVAPEEWAKFEDADQVYRLWKGFNLQRLYDFEHHVQIGEALTAVGRLPPTFMLLPPHSWHDDVWTDVAQMLSLNTVQAQKGAEKHLCPLPFDIVDRLITQFSMPGEMVFDPFGGLMTVPYRAIKLGRRGCANELNPAYFLDGVKHVEAMAREMATPTLFDLIGERPAPATEAA is encoded by the coding sequence ATGACGATCGCCGTTCGTGACTATGACGCCTTCCTTGCCGCTAAGGTGCCGCCCGCGCCGCGATGCGGGTTCGAGATCGGTGATGAGGTCATCAATCCGCTGCTCAAGCCGCACCAGCGGGCGATCGTGCGGTGGGCGGTCTGGCGGGGACGGGCGGCGATCTTTGCCGCCTTCGGCCTGGGCAAGAGCGTGATGCAGTTGGAGATCGCGCGGATCATGCGCGACCTGGTCGGTGGGCGCGCGCTGATCGTGATGCCGCTCGGTGTGCGTCAGGAGTTCCGGAAGGACGCTGCGATGCTGGGCATCGACGTGACCTTTATTCGCCGTATCGAGGAGGCGACCGACCCTCGAGGGATCTATCTGACGAACTACGAGACGGTGCGCGACGGCAAGCTGGACCCGAACCACTTCTCGGTGGCCTGCCTCGACGAGGCCTCGTGCCTCCGCGGCTTTGGCGGCAGCAAGACCTTTCGCGAGTTCATGCGGCTGTTCGACAGGGTCGCCTATCGCTTCGTCGGCACGGCGACGCCCTCGCCGAACGATCACATCGAGCTGCTGGCCTATTCAGCTTTCCTTGATGTGATGGACGTGGGGCAGGCCAAGACGCGGTTCTTCAAGCGCGACAGCGAGAACGCCGATAACCTCACCCTTCACCCGCACAAGGAACAGGAGTTCTGGCTCTGGGTCGCCAGTTGGGCGCTGTTTGTCCAGCGGCCGTCGGACCTGGGTTTCAGCGACGAGGGCTACGCCCTTCCCGAGCTGAAGGTCATTTATCACGAGGTTCCGGTCGATCACCGCGCCGCCGGCGTCGACAAGAGCGGGCAGCATCGCCTGTTTCAGGACGACGCGCAGGGGATCGTTGGGGCCAGCAAGGTCAAGCGCGACACGCTCGAGGCTCGCGTCCTGAAGATGTGCGAGATCCTGCGGGCCGATCCGGATGAGCGATACATCCTCTGGCATGACCTGGAGGCCGAGCGCGCGGCGATCGAGGCGGCCGTTCCGCAATGCGTCAGCGTCTATGGCGCGCAAGATCCCGACGCTCGCGAAGACGCCATCGTGCATTTCAGCGACGGCTGGTTCCCCTACCTCGCGGCGAAACCGGTCATCGCCGGGTCGGGCTGTAACTTTCAGCGTCACTGCCACAAGGCCGTGTTCCTGGGCATCGGCTTCAAGTTCAACGACTTCATCCAGGCCATTCACCGCATCCAGCGGTTCCTTCAGCAGCATCCTGTCGAGATCCACGTGATCTACGCCGAGAGCGAGCGCGCGGTGCTGCGGAACCTTCAGGAAAAATGGGCTCAGCACGAGGAGATGGCCGCGACCATGAGCGCGATCATTCGAAACTATGGCCTGTCGAACGCCGACATGGCTGGGGTCCTGACGCGCGCCATGGGCGTCAAGGATCGGATCGTCGTCGAGGGCGAGGGCTATCGTCTGGTCAATGACGACACCGTGCGCGAGACGCGCCGCATGGCCGATAGCAGCGTCGACCTGATCGTCACGTCGATCCCGTTCTCGACGCAGTACGAGTATTCGCCCAACTACGCCGACTTTGGCCACACCGACGACAACGAGCACTTTTGGCAGCAGATGGACTATCTGGTGCCGGAGCTGCTCAGAGTCCTGCAGCCTGGGCGCGTGGCGGCCATTCACGTCAAGGATCGGATCGTGCCGGGCGGCATGACGGGGCTGGGCTTCCAGACCGTCTATCCCTTCGCCGACGACTGCCGCGTCGCCTTCCGTCGTCATGGCTTCGCCTATCTCGGCGAGAAGACCAACCTGACGGACGTGGTTCGCGAGAACAACCAGACCTATCGGTTGGGTTGGTCGGAGCAGTGCAAGGACGGCTCGCGCATGGGCGCGGGGCTGCCCGAGAAGGTGCTGCTGTTCCGCAAGCCGCCCTCGGATCGCTCCAACGGCTATGCCGATCTGCCGGTGGCCAAGGACAAGGACAGCTACACGCGGGCGCGCTGGCAGCTCGATGCGCATCACCTCATGCGCTCGGCCGGGGATCGTCTGGTGGCGCCTGAGGAGTGGGCCAAGTTCGAGGACGCCGATCAGGTCTACCGCCTGTGGAAGGGGTTCAATCTCCAGCGGCTTTATGACTTCGAGCACCATGTCCAGATCGGCGAGGCGCTAACGGCGGTCGGCCGTTTGCCGCCGACGTTCATGCTGTTGCCGCCGCATTCCTGGCACGACGACGTCTGGACGGACGTGGCCCAGATGCTGTCGCTCAACACGGTGCAGGCCCAGAAAGGCGCTGAGAAACATCTCTGCCCGCTGCCGTTCGACATCGTCGATCGCCTGATCACGCAGTTCAGCATGCCTGGCGAGATGGTGTTCGATCCGTTCGGCGGGCTGATGACCGTGCCTTACCGCGCGATCAAGCTTGGGCGACGGGGGTGCGCCAACGAGCTGAACCCCGCCTATTTCCTGGATGGCGTGAAGCACGTCGAGGCGATGGCGCGCGAGATGGCGACGCCAACCCTTTTCGACCTCATCGGCGAGCGTCCAGCTCCAGCGACGGAGGCCGCGTAA
- a CDS encoding DNA cytosine methyltransferase → MAERSAYIAPANDAPARPIDVVYFAGAGGSSEAYRLALGRHPDVALNHNAVAIGVHMFNCPETEHFIADVFDIDPTVIRPGVKWRSFWASPDCRHFSKAKGSAPVSPRVRGLAWVVVKVAKLLGDLAPDVIFLENVEEFVDWGPLLPPDDKGVQRPDPARKGETFGLWCKRLRQCGYVVEYKVDWIAADFGAPTTRKRLILIARRDGQPIVWPEPTHAPRKVAKSKGLKPYVPAADCIDFSLPCPSIFLTQAECRERGIRAKRPLEEATLARIAKGVMRYVIASGDPFIVPIQNWSHERVHDIDDPLRTITAYPRGGAFALVQPEMAAGPFVTPLTHHGEGRVYDPQDPLRTVTAAHRGELALVQPTLMGGAIVGCGSRAGQSPPRGLDDPLGTVIGKADRCLTAAYLTKFSENSIGEDPGEPLHTVMAWRAAPWAGDPVPHQVPRGCDGVGPRRSDADCDGQQLQRAARWRSAAWRSVGLHGTGQYRHGRTRYG, encoded by the coding sequence ATGGCTGAGCGCTCCGCCTATATCGCGCCAGCCAACGATGCGCCCGCGCGCCCCATCGACGTGGTTTACTTCGCAGGGGCCGGCGGGTCGTCTGAGGCCTATCGCCTAGCGCTCGGCCGTCACCCCGATGTGGCCTTGAACCACAACGCGGTCGCCATCGGCGTCCACATGTTCAACTGCCCCGAGACCGAACACTTCATCGCCGACGTGTTCGACATTGATCCGACCGTGATCCGGCCGGGCGTGAAGTGGCGGTCTTTCTGGGCCTCGCCCGACTGTCGCCATTTCAGCAAGGCTAAGGGCAGCGCGCCTGTGAGCCCGCGCGTGCGGGGCCTGGCCTGGGTGGTGGTCAAGGTCGCCAAGCTGCTCGGCGATCTCGCGCCCGACGTGATCTTCCTCGAAAACGTCGAAGAGTTCGTCGACTGGGGGCCACTGCTGCCGCCGGACGACAAGGGTGTCCAGCGGCCCGATCCGGCGCGGAAGGGCGAGACGTTCGGCCTTTGGTGCAAGCGGCTGCGTCAATGCGGCTATGTGGTCGAGTACAAGGTCGATTGGATCGCCGCCGACTTCGGCGCCCCGACCACGCGTAAGCGGCTGATCCTGATCGCGCGCCGCGATGGCCAGCCGATCGTGTGGCCTGAGCCGACGCATGCGCCGCGCAAGGTGGCCAAGAGCAAGGGGCTCAAGCCCTATGTTCCGGCCGCCGACTGCATCGACTTCTCGCTGCCGTGCCCGTCGATCTTCCTGACGCAGGCGGAATGCCGCGAGCGGGGCATCCGGGCCAAGCGGCCGTTGGAAGAGGCCACCTTGGCGCGTATCGCCAAGGGGGTGATGCGCTACGTCATCGCCTCGGGCGACCCGTTCATCGTGCCGATCCAGAACTGGTCGCACGAGCGCGTTCACGACATCGACGATCCGTTGCGGACCATCACGGCCTATCCGCGCGGCGGCGCTTTTGCCCTGGTGCAGCCCGAGATGGCGGCCGGGCCGTTCGTCACCCCGTTGACGCATCATGGCGAGGGCCGGGTCTACGACCCGCAAGATCCTCTGCGGACGGTGACGGCCGCGCATCGGGGCGAGCTGGCCCTGGTCCAGCCGACGCTGATGGGCGGGGCGATTGTGGGTTGTGGGTCGCGGGCCGGTCAAAGTCCGCCGCGCGGACTGGATGATCCTCTCGGAACGGTGATCGGCAAGGCGGATCGCTGTTTGACGGCGGCCTATCTGACCAAGTTCAGCGAGAACAGCATCGGCGAGGATCCTGGCGAGCCACTGCATACGGTGATGGCATGGCGCGCCGCGCCATGGGCTGGTGACCCAGTTCCTCACCAAGTTCCGCGCGGGTGCGACGGGGTCGGGCCTCGAAGATCCGATGCCGACTGTGACGGCCAGCAGCTTCAACGTGCGGCCCGGTGGCGCAGTGCCGCTTGGCGTAGTGTCGGCCTACATGGAACAGGCCAATACCGACATGGTCGGACGCGATATGGTTGA
- a CDS encoding helix-turn-helix transcriptional regulator produces METANLTRSSEDLGEKLRSLGISKGYVSQLVSGARTPSLELAVRIERELGIPPSAWLPAERD; encoded by the coding sequence ATGGAAACCGCAAACCTCACCCGGTCGAGCGAGGATCTTGGCGAGAAGCTGAGGTCGCTGGGCATTTCGAAGGGCTACGTTTCTCAGCTCGTGAGCGGGGCTAGAACGCCTTCGCTTGAGCTGGCGGTTCGGATTGAGCGCGAGCTGGGCATCCCGCCAAGCGCATGGCTTCCGGCTGAGAGGGATTGA
- a CDS encoding helix-turn-helix domain-containing protein translates to MPSDLSFSPRSSLDRVRFAVSMPKGLHIANSLATRSVCRLRDDADVPLRQTANMESPDKPLHHLRDWRNYRGLSQEDLAEQIGTTKSVISLLETGERQLSPKWLFRLAPALKTKPGAIIDHNPYELPRDVIDIWLEIDEQQRPQAMKVLETFRKVASGS, encoded by the coding sequence ATGCCCAGCGACCTCAGCTTCTCGCCAAGATCCTCGCTCGACCGGGTGAGGTTTGCGGTTTCCATGCCCAAGGGTTTGCATATTGCAAACTCTTTGGCAACCCGCTCGGTTTGCAGACTGCGTGACGACGCGGATGTGCCGTTACGTCAAACTGCGAACATGGAAAGCCCCGACAAGCCCCTGCACCATCTTCGCGACTGGCGGAACTACAGAGGCCTTTCGCAAGAGGATCTGGCTGAGCAGATCGGGACGACCAAGTCTGTCATTAGCTTGCTTGAGACAGGCGAGCGGCAGCTATCGCCCAAGTGGCTTTTCAGGCTGGCTCCAGCCCTGAAAACGAAGCCGGGCGCGATTATCGATCACAACCCTTATGAACTCCCCCGCGACGTCATCGACATCTGGCTGGAGATCGATGAGCAGCAGAGGCCTCAGGCCATGAAGGTGCTCGAAACCTTCCGCAAGGTCGCAAGCGGCAGCTAG
- a CDS encoding TerB family tellurite resistance protein, with product MLGFIKALLRGEAHDAPPLTPPTFSSPIVPPEDSPATIQPAPGDEDHPLFGRALIIDYIDAQDVASFRRISVRNCYASGNYSYVAARCLERQAHRVFRIDRIDSVACGVSGEDLGDPERFFVPAPPAIGSRAGRLGRKPLPHPELRAAIRALITVARADGFIHPSERQVIQSFLKVAGASLSEAERGEMLQRALGLNADCEAFYRNLRIMFQAGEPLASTTIAAMGDLARADGEVSDDEMFLVSEMIRKGKEHDYRITIE from the coding sequence ATGCTCGGGTTTATCAAGGCGCTATTACGCGGCGAAGCGCATGACGCGCCGCCCCTGACGCCCCCGACCTTCTCAAGTCCGATCGTCCCACCGGAAGACAGTCCCGCAACTATCCAGCCCGCACCTGGTGATGAAGATCACCCACTTTTCGGTCGAGCCCTGATAATCGACTACATTGATGCTCAGGATGTGGCGAGTTTTCGCCGCATATCAGTGCGAAACTGCTACGCATCGGGAAACTATTCATATGTCGCTGCGCGATGCCTTGAGCGGCAAGCTCATCGCGTCTTTCGAATTGATCGGATTGATAGCGTAGCCTGTGGCGTTAGCGGCGAAGACCTCGGAGATCCCGAACGCTTCTTTGTTCCAGCTCCACCCGCGATCGGAAGCCGCGCCGGGCGCCTTGGTCGCAAACCGCTCCCACATCCAGAGTTGCGAGCTGCCATCAGAGCCTTGATCACGGTCGCAAGAGCCGACGGGTTCATTCACCCCAGCGAACGGCAAGTTATCCAGTCCTTCCTAAAGGTCGCCGGCGCATCACTTAGCGAAGCAGAGCGAGGCGAAATGCTGCAACGAGCCCTCGGCCTCAACGCCGATTGTGAAGCGTTCTATCGTAATTTGCGGATTATGTTTCAGGCGGGAGAGCCGCTTGCCAGCACAACGATTGCCGCCATGGGGGATCTCGCTCGAGCCGACGGCGAAGTGTCGGACGATGAGATGTTCCTCGTCAGCGAGATGATCCGAAAAGGCAAGGAGCACGACTACCGCATAACAATCGAGTAG
- a CDS encoding DUF6948 domain-containing protein, with the protein MGENATITGEAHGLVLVVADRGFVWVGETVTTPDWVEIKNARCVRRWGTTKGLNQLAIEGPQSSTQLDAPADLKVSRKALIAIIPCEAEKWAA; encoded by the coding sequence ATGGGAGAGAATGCAACGATCACCGGCGAGGCCCACGGCCTGGTGCTGGTGGTGGCCGACCGAGGCTTTGTCTGGGTCGGTGAAACGGTCACGACCCCGGACTGGGTCGAGATCAAGAACGCCCGCTGCGTGCGCCGCTGGGGCACGACCAAGGGCCTGAACCAACTAGCCATCGAGGGACCGCAATCGAGCACTCAGCTCGACGCTCCCGCCGACCTCAAGGTCAGCCGCAAAGCCCTCATCGCCATCATCCCGTGCGAGGCCGAGAAGTGGGCCGCATAG
- a CDS encoding phosphopantetheine-binding protein has product MADDAQAMAETVRSACARRIRDLLQKRVGAGREDPRRALSDQASIANDWKADSFDRLQLVLDIEETFDIGISDEEAETIDTIDAAVTRIMSGAWT; this is encoded by the coding sequence ATGGCCGACGACGCCCAAGCCATGGCCGAGACCGTGCGCTCTGCTTGCGCCCGCCGCATCCGCGATCTGCTGCAAAAGCGGGTCGGCGCCGGGCGCGAGGATCCTCGCCGCGCGCTGTCGGACCAAGCCAGCATCGCCAACGACTGGAAGGCCGACAGCTTCGACCGCCTTCAGCTCGTGCTCGACATCGAAGAGACGTTCGACATCGGCATCAGCGACGAGGAGGCCGAGACGATCGACACGATCGACGCGGCCGTCACCCGCATCATGTCGGGGGCCTGGACGTGA
- a CDS encoding ParB N-terminal domain-containing protein, translating into MSALTVMALENADILRALRSSKFETVSDLARTLERDPSNLRRSLTRMADDGLLAVANLSPLDASLTLSAQAALEALDRADGAEVATTPAGYVALRHDQILPDPENARTSSGLSTSSIFEMADSLADQGMLQSPAVRPAADGAGYVLVMGERRWRGWGLLIEQGRWTADKTILCRLDDGDDLARLEAGLVENLQRSDLNNLEAAEGFLTLSIRHKRTAQQIAKTVGWNERTVQIALKVAKEATDADKQKYLESEAAYALAKETGEAGVKRTFTWEDLRETVKTPKWRQVLDKRSRVSLLVMELAFKQLSDCDGPDGLTRISVPPGGGFWSEAEDLGLVKDMRVDQAVFAGVTDRAREWLADNQFDADPGAALKTLRIDALGSMGERLASDAGRYATDFINPPKPQPPAPEPSPEPPTQASDDRRDSFTRQVLAVAGDDAGDSHETAPTIDAAAMAYGAAIEEHGASSPEAVAGLEDLRAARAANNAPSAQDPSALYAALGGKVAAPASEATSAVRDEANNPGNLEDDEFLAIAEIAHKTTFDGVDTRGGAIRGCRVFSFHTGPGAELASRLQHKRMLGFGQAASGSGFIAYLTQDAWNLIGEVDDERLEGMRHETLDTGDLTAFEASGAKYVTPWLVDPVKTEEPAAPDAADSDDGSPFAEDEDDDGEEMDHHWFDAAAHLGGRWDYLLALQMTAPAPAGLDAPFYISAKSEGEGMVVGETLAGSGRFSDVRLYRRSGKLLLHWGVA; encoded by the coding sequence ATGTCAGCCTTGACCGTCATGGCGTTGGAAAACGCCGACATTCTGCGCGCCCTTAGGTCATCGAAATTCGAGACCGTCAGCGATCTTGCGCGCACCCTCGAACGCGACCCCAGCAATCTGCGTCGCAGCCTGACACGGATGGCCGATGACGGCTTGCTGGCGGTGGCCAATCTGTCGCCGCTGGACGCCAGCCTGACGCTGTCGGCTCAGGCCGCCCTTGAGGCGCTGGACCGTGCCGACGGCGCCGAGGTCGCCACGACGCCCGCCGGTTATGTCGCCCTGCGTCACGACCAGATCTTGCCCGATCCGGAAAACGCCCGCACCAGCTCGGGCCTGTCGACGTCGTCCATCTTCGAGATGGCCGACAGCCTCGCCGACCAGGGCATGCTGCAATCGCCCGCCGTACGCCCTGCGGCCGACGGCGCGGGATATGTGCTGGTCATGGGCGAACGCCGCTGGCGTGGTTGGGGCCTGTTGATCGAACAGGGCCGGTGGACAGCGGACAAGACGATCCTCTGCCGCCTCGACGATGGCGACGATCTGGCGCGGCTTGAGGCCGGTCTGGTCGAGAACCTCCAACGATCCGACCTGAACAATCTGGAAGCCGCCGAAGGCTTCCTGACGCTGTCGATCCGCCACAAGCGCACCGCGCAGCAGATTGCCAAGACGGTCGGCTGGAACGAGCGGACGGTGCAGATCGCGCTCAAGGTCGCCAAGGAAGCCACCGACGCCGACAAGCAGAAGTACCTCGAAAGCGAGGCCGCCTATGCGCTCGCCAAGGAAACCGGCGAGGCGGGCGTCAAGCGCACCTTCACCTGGGAAGACCTTCGCGAGACCGTGAAGACGCCCAAATGGCGCCAGGTGCTGGACAAGCGCAGCCGCGTCTCGCTGCTCGTCATGGAACTGGCCTTCAAGCAGCTCAGCGACTGTGACGGCCCCGATGGGCTGACGCGCATCTCGGTTCCGCCCGGCGGCGGCTTCTGGTCCGAGGCCGAGGATCTTGGCCTGGTCAAGGACATGCGCGTCGATCAGGCCGTGTTCGCAGGCGTGACCGACCGCGCCCGGGAATGGCTGGCCGACAACCAGTTCGACGCCGACCCCGGCGCGGCGCTCAAGACGCTGCGCATCGACGCCCTGGGCTCAATGGGCGAGCGGCTGGCGTCGGACGCGGGCCGCTACGCCACCGACTTCATCAACCCGCCCAAGCCGCAACCGCCAGCGCCCGAACCCAGCCCGGAGCCGCCAACTCAGGCCTCCGACGATCGCCGCGACAGCTTCACCCGGCAGGTTCTCGCGGTCGCCGGTGATGACGCTGGAGATAGCCACGAGACCGCGCCGACGATCGACGCGGCCGCAATGGCTTATGGCGCGGCCATTGAAGAGCACGGGGCCTCTTCGCCCGAGGCCGTCGCAGGCCTGGAGGATCTGCGAGCCGCACGCGCCGCAAACAACGCGCCCTCCGCTCAAGACCCCAGCGCCCTCTACGCAGCCCTCGGCGGCAAGGTAGCCGCTCCAGCCAGCGAGGCGACGAGCGCCGTTCGCGACGAGGCGAACAATCCGGGCAACCTGGAGGACGACGAGTTTCTGGCCATCGCAGAGATCGCCCACAAGACCACGTTCGACGGCGTTGATACGCGCGGCGGCGCGATCCGTGGGTGCCGCGTCTTCTCGTTTCACACCGGCCCGGGCGCGGAACTGGCCAGCCGCCTCCAGCACAAGCGCATGCTGGGCTTTGGCCAGGCCGCCAGCGGATCGGGCTTTATCGCCTATCTGACGCAGGACGCCTGGAACCTGATCGGCGAGGTTGACGACGAACGCCTCGAGGGCATGCGGCACGAGACGCTCGACACCGGCGACCTGACCGCGTTCGAGGCCTCGGGCGCCAAGTACGTGACGCCCTGGCTGGTCGATCCGGTGAAGACTGAGGAACCGGCGGCGCCCGACGCCGCAGACTCTGACGACGGCTCACCCTTCGCCGAAGACGAGGACGACGACGGCGAGGAAATGGACCATCATTGGTTCGACGCCGCCGCGCACCTGGGCGGCCGATGGGACTACCTGCTCGCCCTCCAGATGACCGCGCCGGCCCCGGCCGGGCTGGACGCCCCGTTCTACATCTCCGCCAAGAGCGAGGGCGAGGGCATGGTCGTCGGCGAAACCCTCGCCGGATCGGGACGCTTCAGCGACGTCAGGCTCTACCGCCGTAGCGGCAAGCTGCTGCTGCATTGGGGCGTCGCATGA